The following coding sequences lie in one Yamadazyma tenuis chromosome 3, complete sequence genomic window:
- a CDS encoding quinate/shikimate dehydrogenase (COG:E; EggNog:ENOG503NWXQ), producing the protein MTVPDTLLPTEPFEVLRRKPQQFYLFGEHISRSKAPFLLNTVFKLLNLDWKYSLKETSSKHTFNNTFAQEACIGSAITMPNKVTFVREMDMVDAVGTSVGAINTVYSRKNSDGTVVRIGTNTDTVGIHQSFLQTPAALTYVEQNHGRPGLVYGGGGASRSAVYVLHRNFQCHCVYVVNRDQAEVEALQHHFNTTVPELQVVHVKTPEEAMRVEPPVLCVLSVPNITPITIDEKLAKATLTSFMHCSRGAVVEMCYHPVIETDLYLEFQEAGWEVVGGHVAMMYQGFAQVQLWGGYQLSELPVKEARDILERHINST; encoded by the coding sequence ATGACAGTACCAGACACACTATTGCCCACCGAACCGTTCGAGGTCCTCCGCCGAAAACCCCAGCAGTTCTACCTCTTTGGTGAGCACATCTCGCGGTCCAAAGCACCGTTTCTCCTCAACACCGTGTTCAAGCTCCTCAACCTTGACTGGAAGTACCTGCTCAAAGAAACCTCGAGCAAGCACACATTTAACAACACCTTTGCACAAGAAGCGTGCATCGGCTCGGCCATCACAATGCCCAACAAAGTGACGTTTGTGCGTGAGATGGACATGGTGGACGCGGTGGGCACCAGCGTGGGCGCCATTAATACTGTCTACAGTCGTAAAAACCTGGACGGGACCGTGGTGCGAATTGGCACCAACACCGACACGGTGGGGATCCACCAATCGTTCTTACAGACGCCGGCGGCGCTCACGTACGTGGAGCAGAACCACGGTCGTCCCGGCTTGGTGTACGGTGGCGGCGGTGCATCGCGCCTGGCGGTGTATGTGTTACACCGGAACTTTCAGTGTCACTGCGTTTACGTGGTGAACCGCGACCAGGCGGAAGTGGAAGCTCTTCAGCACCatttcaacaccactgTCCCTGAATTACAGGTTGTACACGTCAAGACCCCGGAGGAGGCTATGCGAGTTGAACCGCCAGTTTTGTGTGTGTTGAGTGTACCGAATATAACACCTATCACCATAGACGAGAAATTGGCAAAAGCCACTCTCACATCATTTATGCACTGCTCCAGGGGTGCAGTGGTGGAGATGTGCTACCACCCGGTGATTGAGACCGACCTTTACTTGGAATTCCAGGAAGCTGGATGGGAGGTTGTAGGTGGTCATGTGGCAATGATGTACCAAGGGTTTGCCCAGGTACAGCTCTGGGGGGGTTATCAGTTATCGGAGTTACCAGTGAAAGAGGCGAGGGATATACTTGAGCGACACATCAATAGTACCTAA
- a CDS encoding uncharacterized protein (EggNog:ENOG503NY57; COG:S), with protein sequence MSLESTAPPFDTTKKYHHTQTPNPQWTPGSGASSTGTSKKIELDPYASDRSPVDNYKLLVSAVTPRPIGFVSTISANGDRNLAPFSFFSTAHYDPPIFTVGFCNNQGGAQKDTLVNILQTKECTINIISEWFVEAANHTCIGAPYEVDEWELSGLTPASSTKVNAPHVAESAFSVECKLIHSHEWTSKVNPDSKTGVLCIFEGINFHIGEAVINEERNLVDIAKLQPVSRLGGMSYGRTTEGYELPRPDYTPRDS encoded by the coding sequence ATGTCTTTAGAATCTACCGCACCACCATtcgacaccaccaaaaagtaCCACCACACCCAAACTCCCAACCCACAGTGGACCCCGGGCTCTGGTGCTAGCAGCACTGGTACCTCGAAAAAAATCGAATTGGACCCGTATGCCTCAGACAGGTCTCCAGTAGACAACTACAAACTCCTTGTTTCTGCTGTCACCCCTCGTCCCATTGGCTTTGTGTCCACTATCAGTGCCAATGGTGACCGCAACTTGGCTCCATTCTCGTTCTTTTCCACGGCACATTACGACCCACCCATTTTTACGGTGGGATTCTGCAACAATCAAGGCGGTGCACAAAAAGACACTTTGGTCAACATCTTACAAACCAAGGAGTGCACCATCAACATTATCTCCGAGTGGTTTGTCGAGGCAGCCAACCACACTTGTATCGGTGCTCCGTACGAGGTGGACGAGTGGGAGTTGTCTGGGTTGACTCCAGCCAGTTCTACTAAAGTTAACGCTCCTCACGTCGCGGAGTCTGCGTTTTCAGTCGAGTGCAAGTTGATCCATAGCCATGAATGGACTTCCAAAGTGAACCCAGACAGCAAGACAGGAGTGTTGTGTATATTTGAAGGTATAAACTTCCATATCGGTGAAGCGGTGATCAATGAGGAGAGGAATTTAGTGGATATTGCCAAGTTGCAGCCAGTATCGAGACTTGGAGGTATGAGCTACGGAAGAACCACCGAGGGGTATGAGCTTCCAAGACCGGACTATACCCCAAGAGACTCGTAG
- a CDS encoding uncharacterized protein (COG:S; EggNog:ENOG503P9JD), which yields MAKRISLLDKKEIIRFHKIQASRDPHHKQTHTIKHFAHQFTIPKSTLNRWLIEDSKLKKSVVRREKPLRQPLVNIEEEYVQDEKPAPRIETPEPVDPSEDFDLKGANMVSSILVQHFTEMTLQKQQVQLDFNLVKAVTHAVKRIFPDIRLPKPAYFMNQLTKENIVHLEGSLTEQLSIKQTYSSLSKESLRLDKMFKSYESSHIYQFNEFTINLTEYLELFGEDVRLKLDLRNKNYCITVGIGFNLSGTEFLKPVIVTNFSDSINDPDVIHNQTGFMSNYIFNRYFGTLNRKFRDRRQRVLFIIDRTSNHFLANKFTHIKLLYNNLNNFPLNFGIQSMYAKAVTVSILDHFQRESNLNAVPDIVKVSLNHMSNKLSSSRAYSKFFSHCIDLCLNHSHITNYSKLIRIRMNSSFHYSNTSKCLVLNSHENYIKNWLKKLQLPVFCILSKSATPKYDLDTIVKSNFIKEHRPNPEEPLDMKNIITMRRMLESSGASITSMSLFDQLYTSLSQDLLQLEDEIEDWNSDDNFDLDSFDLNSVTSIPPEFLEPASTSHQEVQHSSTPQTSIPFKHPSRRPSATRDRSSSISQTSATSRRMSILASGDRVNRIAQFSDAAIESDSEMDSQFAYLSDISNNSDSLRRVNRRQSQIKYAESMDSDHE from the coding sequence ATGGCGAAGAGAATCAGTTTGTTAGACAAAAAGGAGATCATCCGGTTCCACAAGATCCAGGCGTCACGCGATccccaccacaaacaaaccCATACCATCAAGCACTTTGCACACCAATTCACCATCCCAAAGTCCACCTTGAATCGGTGGTTAATTGAGGattccaaattgaagaaatccGTTGTTCGACGTGAGAAACCCCTTCGACAACCGCTTGTTAATATCGAGGAAGAGTACGTACAAGATGAGAAGCCGGCTCCAAGGATAGAGACTCCCGAACCTGTTGATCCGAGTGAAGATTTCGACTTGAAAGGTGCAAATATGGTAAGCTCGATTCTTGTGCAACATTTTACGGAGATGACACTCCAAAAGCAGCAAGTCCAACTCGACTTCAATCTCGTCAAAGCTGTCACCCATGCCGTCAAACGGATTTTTCCTGATATTAGGCTCCCAAAACCAGCATATTTTATGAACCAgctcaccaaagaaaacaTCGTACACCTCGAAGGCAGCTTGACCGAGCAGTTGAGTATCAAACAAACATACAGCTCGTTGAGTAAGGAATCTTTGAGGTTGGATAAGATGTTTAAGCTGTATGAGTCGTCGCATATATACCAATTCAACGagttcaccatcaacttgaccgAGTACCTCGAactttttggtgaagaCGTCAGACTAAAGCTTGATctcagaaacaaaaactacTGTATTACGGTGGGAATTGGATTCAATCTACTGGGAACCGAGTTCCTCAAGCCGGTGATTGTCACCAATTTTTCTGACAGTATCAACGATCCGGATGTGATCCACAACCAAACAGGATTCATGTCCAACTACATCTTCAACCGGTACTTTGGAACGTTGAATCGTAAGTTCAGGGACCGCCGACAGCGGGttctcttcatcatcgacCGAACATCCAACCATTTTTTGGCTAATAAGTTCACCCACATCAAGCTATTGTacaataacttgaacaatttcCCATTGAACTTTGGAATCCAGTCCATGTACGCCAAAGCAGTTACCGTCAGTATTCTCGACCATTTCCAACGAGAAAGTAACTTAAATGCAGTTCCTGACATCGTCAAAGTATCTTTGAACCACATGTCTAATAAGCTCTCGAGTTCGCGAGCTTACAGCAAATTTTTCAGCCATTGCATCGATCTATGCCTCAACCACTCACATATCACCAACtactccaagttgatccGCATTCGAATGAATAGCTCGTTCCACTACTCCAATACCAGTAAATGCCTAGTGCTTAACTCCCACGAAAACTACATCAAAAACTGGCTCAAAAAGCTCCAGTTACCGGTTTTTTGCATCCTTTCCAAATCCGCCACTCCCAAGTACGACCTCGACACAATTGTCAAGAGTAACTTTATTAAGGAGCACCGGCCAAATCCCGAAGAGCCATTGGATATGAAGAACATCATTACCATGAGAAGGATGCTCGAGTCTTCGGGTGCAAGTATTACAAGTATGCTGCTCTTCGACCAACTTTATACCTCGTTGAGCCAGGACTTGCTCCAACTAGAAGATGAGATCGAAGACTGGAACAGCGACGACAACTTCGATCTCGACTcgtttgacttgaacagcGTGACATCGATTCCGCCCGAGTTCTTGGAACCAGCATCCACCAGCCATCAGGAGGTGCAACACTCTTCTACTCCACAGACATCCATTCCGTTCAAGCACCCTTCGCGGCGGCCATCTGCGACCCGAGACCGTAGCAGTTCCATTTCTCAGACCAGTGCAACATCCAGGCGGATGCTGATATTGGCGTCCGGTGACCGAGTTAACCGAATCGCCCAGTTCAGTGACGCAGCCATTGAATCTGATTCGGAAATGGATTCGCAATTTGCTTATCTCTCTGacatttccaacaactctGATAGCCTCAGGCGCGTGAACCGGCGTCAGTCACAGATCAAATACGCCGAGAGCATGGATAGTGACCATGAGTAG
- the UPS2 gene encoding Phospholipid metabolism protein (COG:U; EggNog:ENOG503P1RF; BUSCO:EOG092641K1) has translation MKLFESSHDFHYPWDQVTAANWQKYPNELSSHVVSVDILNRYIDPATNVLRTERLIGCKQPIPKWLSMLVGGQEYSYVREISEIDLSTKTLVMKSTNLTMNHLLQVNETVTYRPDHELPNSRTHFTQKAEITAFASFSRVCDKIEEWSVERFGQNANTGKQAFESVLKTLTAKWEESGVFVVDIGTSLLNDLNHVTDKTSTVLAEVSKLGNVFKDKE, from the coding sequence ATGAAGTTATTTGAAAGCTCGCATGACTTCCATTATCCCTGGGACCAGGTGACGGCCGCAAATTGGCAGAAGTACCCCAACGAACTCTCGTCGCACGTGGTATCGGTCGATATCTTAAACCGATACATCGATCCCGCCACAAACGTATTACGAACAGAACGTTTGATTGGATGTAAACAGCCCATTCCCAAGTGGCTCTCGATGTTGGTGGGAGGACAAGAGTATTCGTACGTGAGAGAAATCAGCGAAATCGACTTGAGCACCAAGACTCTTGTGATGAAAAGCACAAACTTGACAATGAACCATTTATTACAGGTTAACGAAACCGTCACGTATCGACCTGACCATGAGCTCCCCAATAGCCGGACCCACTTCACACAAAAGGCCGAGATCACGGCCTTCGCCAGCTTCTCGCGTGTGTGTGATaagattgaagaatggTCTGTTGAGagatttggccaaaatgCTAACACTGGAAAACAGGCATTTGAGAGCGTGTTGAAGACCTTGACCGCCAAATGGGAGGAGTCGGGTGTttttgtggtggatatcGGAACctccttgttgaacgacTTGAATCATGTTACCGATAAGACATCGACGGTGTTGGCGGAAGTATCGAAATTGGGAAATGTTTTTAAGGACAAAGAATAG
- a CDS encoding uncharacterized protein (EggNog:ENOG503P46R; COG:C,O), producing the protein MDNKQAQLVEQYQEAKLQGDYVDDDDLLELLDEDDSVLQQYRASRIQQLSQEFKAIDDAHSSGSDFGSVQHFDNEKKLMETVARTDYAIVHFYQPGFAKCNIMNNKLSLLAEKHLTVKVCSIKAEEAPFLVNKLNVKVLPFVVIYKSGKELDRLVGFERLGNDPSNFSYSSLEAMLLRLGVLQRKTINFASTNTGSNTHNDDDEESDLDL; encoded by the exons ATGGACAACAAACAAGCACAACTCGTGGAACAGTACCAGGAAGCGAAGCTTCAGGGCGACTATGTGGACGATGACGATCTTCTTGAGCTACTAGATGAGGATGACTCGGTGTTGCAACAGTACCGAGCATCTCGGATCCAACAGCTCAGTCAGGAGTTCAAGGCTATCGACGACGCCCACTCCAGTGGATCCGATTTTGGAAGCGTACAACACTTCGACAacgagaagaagttgatggaaaccGTTGCTCGTACCGACTATGCCATCGTGCACTTCTACCAGCCGGGTTTTGCGAAGTGCAACATCATGAATAATAAGTTACTG TTGTTGGCAGAAAAACACTTGACGGTCAAAGTGTGTTCGATCAAAGCCGAAGAGGCTCCGTTTTTGGTAAACAAATTGAACGTAAAAGTACTCCCATTTGTGGTAATATATAAGTCTGGTAAGGAGTTAGACCGGCTTGTGGGGTTTGAAAGACTCGGAAACGATCCATCCAATTTCAGCTACTCCAGCCTCGAAGCCATGCTTTTGCGCTTGGGGGTTCTTCAGCGTAAGACCATCAACTTTGCGTCCACAAACACTGGTTCCAATACTCAtaatgacgatgacgaagaaaGTGATTTAGATCTCTAA
- the SEC10 gene encoding Exocyst complex component 5 (COG:U; BUSCO:EOG09260WUS; EggNog:ENOG503NUB1), producing MSFSIYNLDEEIKELLNLDDFLGGFTVNEFVEELSKDHFLKGAEVNNLEYLDPKPYIRTFESTLRELKSLSVEADSQKDQLDKQVNEYELKHSQNVLELSDRIESITNQFGNLDVRISDVSGQIDPLNTSLNKITNSRDMSIETIFLIRTYHGFFTKSKYDPLENLRVSKVYDDRLKCAKTVNNLMTLAKKIESADIPQTTQCVQAIQKFSETMERTLLNKFEVALDNDEFEVMKEISSILNEYNGGTNVIQTFVNKNDFLEEMNDDNNGAGSILDDEAVWFNLSNPDYLESVVDENLEDLLNHLKVTIKGQARIVSQVFENSTPVLKIFIQRIYAQSIQTKVNSYLQYSISVSSLAHVRVLQYLSQVVNEFTKDLKDFFITNDFDNDNELSSILDQCFYDLFIEYTSDNVYFNREKKSLEDLIYDVVSKFTSYNERALNANQLSTTLDNLNNLDYNNDSTASSDKAFGIIERKRLNKFKDFMKSRLSEVNVRNRNSIDPEDSEERKQYSSLNLALAETIIKSIIESVARVLELEPNRSPEYALELLEILLFDFGKLYIQGSLEVIYDALKSESNYTKVSSNNAIDFSYLQSFTLLTDILFLLSSCIRRVIIPCSANNPNIRNRMINLTNSYIKRCEVAINVILKETMDLISEKLAYFLSKQKRKDFLADNITEYDTEACEFVSDFMTKTHESLTVSLHDSNLLNVLTKVGMKFLSLLLEHFKKFTVNSTGGIILTRDVIRYQAVIESWEIPELSENFQILKEIGNIFTVHPNLINSLVTEGQLASLKPSTIRQYVAKRTDFNPSYLERFFSFR from the coding sequence ATGAGTTTCTCCATCtacaacttggatgaagagATCAAGGAGTTACTCAACCTTGATGACTTCCTTGGTGGCTTCACCGTCAATGAGTTTGTTGAGGAGTTGAGTAAAGACCATTTTTTAAAGGGGGCAGAGGTTAATAACCTCGAGTACTTGGATCCCAAACCATACATCAGAACCTTTGAATCCACTTTACGTGAATTAAAACTGTTATCAGTGGAGGCAGACTCACAAAAGGACCAGTTAGACAAACAGGTGAATGAGTATGAGTTGAAACACAGCCAGAATGTGCTTGAGCTAAGTGATAGAATCGAAAGTATCACCAATCAGTTTGGTAACTTGGACGTGAGAATAAGTGATGTATCCGGTCAAATCGACCCATTGAACACttccttgaacaaaatcacaaACTCCAGGGATATGTCGATCGAAACCATCTTTCTTATCCGCACTTACCATGGTTTTTTCACCAAACTGAAGTATGATCCATTGGAAAATTTGAGAGTTAGCAAAGTGTATGACGATAGACTAAAATGTGCAAAGACGGtaaacaacttgatgacATTGGCAAAGAAAATCGAGTCTGCAGACATTCCGCAGACCACCCAATGTGTACAAGCGATCCAAAAGTTCAGTGAAACTATGGAAAGAACCTTGTTAAATAAGTTTGAGGTAGCTCTTGATAACGATGAATTCGAAGTAATGAAGGAAATTTCGTCCATTCTTAACGAATATAATGGAGGGACTAATGTCATCCAAACCTTTGTGAACAAGAATGACTTCTTGGAGGAGATGAACGACGATAACAATGGGGCTGGGTCTATCTTGGATGACGAGGCCGTGtggttcaacttgtccaatCCTGACTACCTTgagtcggtggtggatgAAAACCTAGAAGATTTGTTGAACCACCTCAAAGTCACTATCAAGGGCCAGGCAAGAATCGTGAGCCAGGTATTTGAGAATTCAACCCCAGTATTGAAGATCTTCATTCAGAGAATATATGCCCAGTCGATCCAAACTAAGGTCAACTCATATCTTCAGTATTCCATCTCCGTGAGTTCATTGGCACATGTCAGAGTTCTCCAATACTTGTCTCAAGTGGTGAACGAGTTTacaaaagacttgaaggatttcttcatcaccaatgatTTCGATAATGATAACGAGTTATCCTCGATATTGGACCAATGTTTCTATGATTTGTTCATTGAATACACCTCCGACAATGTTTATTTCAACCgagagaagaagagcttaGAAGATTTGATCTACGATGTGGTATCGAAGTTCACCTCCTATAATGAAAGGGCTTTGAATGCCAATCAATTATCCACCACTCTCgataacttgaacaatcTCGATTATAACAATGATTCTACCGCCTCGTCTGACAAGGCATTCGGTATAATTGAACGAAAGAGATTAAATaagttcaaagatttcatGAAGTCTCGATTATCAGAAGTCAATGTCAGAAACAGAAACTCAATAGACCCAGAAGACTCCGAAGAGCGAAAACAGTATagttctttgaacttggcaCTTGCAGAAACCATCATAAAATCCATAATTGAGTCTGTCGCCAGAGTTTTGGAATTAGAGCCAAATCGGTCTCCTGAATACGcattggaattgttggaaatACTTTTATTCGACTTTGGAAAGTTGTATATCCAAGGAAGCTTGGAAGTCATCTATGATGCTTTGAAGCTGGAGAGCAACTACACAAAAGTAAGCTCAAATAATGCCATTGATTTCAGCTACTTACAGTCGTTCACATTGTTGACGGATatcttgtttcttctttccaGCTGCATTAGAAGAGTCATCATTCCATGTTCCGCAAACAATCCGAACATCAGAAACAGGATGATAAATCTCACTAACAGCTATATCAAGCGTTGTGAAGTAGCCATAAACGTGATTTTAAAGGAGACCATGGACTTGATATCTGAAAAATTGGCATACTTTTTGTCTAAGCAGAAACGGAAAGACTTTTTGGCTGATAATATCACCGAATATGACACAGAAGCCTGTGAATTTGTATCGGACTTCATGACAAAAACCCATGAGAGCTTGACAGTTTCTTTGCATGATCTGAATCTTTTGAATGTCTTGACTAAAGTGGGAATGAAGTTCTTAAGCCTATTACTTGAGcacttcaaaaagttcaCCGTCAATTCCACCGGTGGTATCATCTTAACTAGAGATGTCATTCGATACCAAGCAGTCATTGAAAGCTGGGAAATCCCCGAATTGTCTGAAAACTTCCAaatattgaaagaaatcgGTAATATTTTCACCGTGCATCCtaacttgatcaactcattgGTCACAGAAGGCCAACTAGCCAGTCTAAAGCCTTCAACCATCAGACAATATGTCGCCAAAAGAACCGACTTCAATCCAAGCTACCTCGAACGattcttcagtttcagaTAA
- a CDS encoding uncharacterized protein (EggNog:ENOG503NYM7; COG:L) has product MSYRGKEKAGSEIPLYHTAPGSDNRVGRFVFKPRASWKQLLSLQDAKVIGLIMGSWVILVHLVERTHVRYVINKCQWKNWENWDKKTGIVPHRVALVADPQLVDDNSYPDRPDLLNYFVKKICDNYLRRNHRFLQRLLDPDSTIFLGDLFDGGRDWNDQLWFEEYERFTNIFPAQPHRITIKSLPGNHDIGFQTIDPLRQKRFERFFGPPNDVVTLGNHTVVLLDVISLSSESKDINRPPHEFLQSLPATMEKNIPKILLTHVPLYRDNQQQTCGPKRESPNPFPVKKGKQYQTVVEHDLTSEILDTINPCLVFGGDDHDYCEISHQLSHGLSAKEITVKSVAMSAGIKHPALQLLSLHNPVDAEGQSLAALPTYSTEMCYLPSPLAGITLYVIWFSISIIVLGVNALYPNTIHKALSRFSKDPVSIYNSRVKDKVNSGSKDYKKLGITICFTIFYVYLVIGLHYSYV; this is encoded by the coding sequence ATGAGTTACAGAGGGAAAGAGAAAGCCGGATCAGAGATTCCACTTTACCATACCGCTCCGGGAAGCGACAACAGAGTTGGGCGGTTTGTATTTAAGCCAAGAGCCAGTTGGAAGCAGCTTTTAAGCTTGCAGGATGCGAAAGTTATCGGTCTTATCATGGGATCATGGGTTATTTTGGTGCACTTGGTAGAAAGGACACACGTTAGATACGTTATCAACAAGTGCCAGTGGAAGAACTGGGAGAATTGGGACAAGAAGACGGGGATAGTACCACACAGAGTGGCATTAGTGGCGGATCCCCAGTTGGTGGACGACAATTCGTATCCTGATAGACCCGATCTATTGAACTACTTTGTGAAGAAAATATGTGATAATTACCTTCGTCGAAACCACCGGTTTTTACAACGTCTTCTTGATCCTGACAGCACCATATTTCTTGGAGACTTGTTCGATGGTGGCAGGGACTGGAATGACCAATTGTGGTTCGAAGAGTATGAACGGTTCACAAACATCTTTCCTGCTCAGCCTCACAGAATTACAATTAAATCACTTCCCGGAAACCACGACATTGGCTTTCAGACCATCGACCCTCTTAGGCAGAAGCGGTTTGAAAGGTTCTTCGGGCCTCCCAATGATGTTGTGACATTGGGGAATCATacggtggtgttgttggatgtGATCTCGTTATCTTCTGAGTCAAAAGATATAAACCGGCCACCACACGAGTTTTTGCAGCTGCTTCCTGCCACGATGGAAAAGAACATtccaaagatcttgttgaccCATGTACCGCTCTATAGAGATAACCAGCAGCAAACTTGTGGTCCTAAGAGGGAATCCCCCAACCCATTTCCGGTCAAGAAGGGAAAACAGTACCAAACAGTGGTTGAACATGATCTTACATCTGAAATTCTTGATACCATCAATCCTTGTCTTgtgtttggtggtgatgaccATGACTACTGTGAGATTTCACACCAACTTAGCCATGGTTTGTCTGCTAAAGAAATCACTGTCAAGTCGGTGGCCATGAGTGCTGGAATCAAGCACCCTGCATTACAGCTATTATCTCTCCACAATCCTGTTGATGCAGAAGGCCAAAGTCTTGCGGCTTTGCCAACATACCTGACGGAGATGTGCTACTTACCAAGCCCATTGGCTGGTATCACCCTTTATGTGATTTGGTTTAGTATAAGCATCATCGTATTGGGGGTCAATGCGCTTTACCCAAACACCATCCACAAGGCATTATCACGTTTTTCAAAAGACCCTGTATCTATATACAACTCGAGAGTTAAAGACAAAGTGAACCTGGGGTCCAAGGACTATAAAAAGCTAGGCATTACAATTTGCTTCACGATCTTTTATGTGTATTTGGTGATTGGACTCCACTACTCGTATGTATAG
- a CDS encoding uncharacterized protein (COG:S; EggNog:ENOG503NWW6) has product MAKGSDPNAKRQLRRRTVNYGDDDSYFRFDDINPYVLYNLPIKVSRSFKNIEASKEINAPQKSTHAPTVLFKPSTDSIMPRKTTMREDPLSDDKYLPFHRVMTKRETSMNNLDKSKILSEMDGLQTQKSQLLNNNWASVLPTITRINDPGDENELIEKRKLTVAEIDRRLQKFQTWKRRQEELKQEIKHYKHGLPRDSEDKEYNIPLSELKARRKKERLETYGGVIKLALNNGYSLIIDPFAPPKLIEEEEYVPPAKDDVPSSSPEYEEKGRSRRKVAKRSVNVRTKSRKRVEKKPKLKNKGKVRKNGLSRNRQSRTQ; this is encoded by the coding sequence ATGGCGAAAGGTTCTGACCCTAATGCCAAACGGCAGTTGAGGCGACGGACGGTGAACTATGGAGATGACGATTCGTACTTTCGGTTTGACGATATAAATCCCTACGTGTTGTACAACCTTCCCATCAAAGTGTCTAGatctttcaaaaacatcgaGGCTTCTAAAGAGATCAATGCTCCACAAAAATCCACTCACGCGCCTACAGTGCTTTTCAAGCCCTCCACAGACTCCATTATGCCGAGAAAAACGACAATGAGGGAGGATCCACTCAGTGACGACAAGTACTTGCCATTCCACCGAGTTATGACCAAAAGAGAAACCAGCATGAATAATTTGGACAAAAGCAAGATATTGTCTGAAATGGACGGCTTACAGACCCAGAAAAGCCagcttttgaacaacaactggGCGTCTGTTCTTCCAACCATCACTCGAATCAATGACCCGGGGGACGAGAACGAGCTTATAGAGAAGAGAAAGCTCACTGTTGCCGAAATTGATAGAAGACTACAAAAGTTTCAGACGTGGAAAAGACGTCAAGAGGAGTTgaaacaagaaatcaagCATTATAAACATGGCTTGCCCCGTGATTCTGAAGACAAGGAGTATAACATACCACTCTCAGAGTTAAAGGCAAGACGAAAGAAAGAACGTTTGGAAACTTATGGTGGAGTTATCAAGTTAGCATTGAACAATGGCTACTCTTTGATTATCGACCCGTTTGCACCTCCCAAGctcattgaagaagaggagtATGTACCACCGGCAAAAGACGATgtaccttcaagttcacctgAATATGAAGAAAAAGGCCGTAGTAGGAGAAAAGTCGCCAAAAGGTCAGTAAATGTCCGAACCAAGTCCAGGAAAAGGGTGGAGAAGAAACcgaaattgaagaacaaagGTAAAGTAAGAAAGAATGGCCTTTCCAGAAATCGACAATCCAGAACTCAATAG